A stretch of the Brevinematales bacterium genome encodes the following:
- a CDS encoding GNAT family N-acetyltransferase: MPYYKKLTGKLCYLSPRDPDDCKKSAGWLNDVETSMNMSIRIAPNEVNIGEQLTGGLKAGDHGFAIVDLATDTHIGDCGLHEIDWVNRTASFGIMIGEKEFWGKGYGAEATRLILDYGFNILNLESIRLQVKEFNKRGVRAYEKAGFKMLGIQRKETFFGRKGWDVANMDALAEEFESPYIKGVMDKILNGVV; this comes from the coding sequence ATGCCCTACTATAAAAAACTGACCGGAAAACTCTGCTACCTATCCCCGCGAGACCCGGACGACTGTAAAAAATCCGCCGGATGGCTGAACGATGTCGAGACGTCGATGAATATGAGTATTCGGATCGCCCCGAACGAGGTGAATATCGGCGAGCAGTTGACCGGAGGGCTGAAGGCGGGAGATCACGGGTTCGCGATTGTCGATCTGGCGACGGACACGCATATCGGCGACTGCGGGCTTCACGAGATCGACTGGGTCAACCGTACCGCCTCGTTCGGCATCATGATCGGGGAGAAGGAGTTCTGGGGGAAGGGGTACGGCGCCGAGGCGACCCGGCTGATCCTCGACTACGGGTTCAATATCCTCAATCTGGAAAGCATCCGTCTCCAGGTGAAGGAGTTCAATAAACGCGGCGTGCGCGCATACGAGAAGGCCGGATTTAAAATGTTGGGTATCCAGCGGAAGGAGACGTTTTTCGGCCGGAAGGGGTGGGATGTCGCGAATATGGACGCGCTCGCGGAGGAGTTCGAAAGCCCGTATATCAAGGGGGTTATGGATAAAATTCTGAACGGGGTTGTCTAG
- a CDS encoding GNAT family N-acetyltransferase — MPYFKRIVGKKCYLSPINPDDAPKYVEWLNDFEITVNLSLTTINLVNEREFIDTNLKEGNPVFGIVDLATDKLIGNCGLHNIGWIGRHAEFGIFIGDKDYWNKGYGEEATRLILDFGFNILNLYNIFLKVMEYNKRAIRAYEKAGFKQIGRWRKAVQVAGKRYDFVMMDILADEFESPYVVNFIKE; from the coding sequence ATGCCGTACTTTAAACGAATCGTGGGGAAAAAGTGCTACCTGTCGCCGATCAACCCGGACGACGCGCCGAAATATGTCGAATGGCTGAACGATTTCGAGATCACGGTCAACCTCTCGCTGACGACGATCAATCTGGTGAATGAGCGTGAATTTATCGATACCAATCTGAAAGAGGGCAACCCCGTATTCGGGATAGTCGACCTCGCGACCGATAAGCTGATCGGGAACTGCGGGCTTCATAATATAGGGTGGATCGGGCGTCACGCGGAATTCGGCATCTTTATCGGCGACAAGGATTACTGGAACAAGGGGTACGGCGAGGAGGCGACGCGCCTGATCCTCGACTTCGGTTTCAATATCCTCAATCTCTATAACATTTTCCTGAAGGTGATGGAATACAATAAACGCGCGATCCGCGCGTACGAGAAGGCCGGGTTCAAACAGATCGGGCGATGGCGGAAGGCGGTGCAGGTCGCCGGGAAGCGTTACGATTTCGTGATGATGGATATCCTCGCCGACGAGTTCGAAAGCCCGTATGTAGTGAATTTTATCAAGGAATGA
- the glgX gene encoding glycogen debranching protein GlgX: protein MSKIFEIDGMKTESGNPYLFGATIVGNGCNFAVFSRHASSVTLLLFNSHTALTPTHVIPFDPHRNRTGDVWHIFVHDVEDGQYYGYMVDGPYKPLEGQRFNGNKLLIDPYTKAVGGEYYWNETSAYGYARNSKDGDLSFSAEKNINIKAKSMVLDESSFDWEDDRPLRIPMNDTIIYEAHIRSMTRHDSSEVKHPGTYLGIIDMIPYLKDLGITTLELLPVQQFNEKENFHTDPVTGQPLVNYWGYSTLAFFAPCSWYASDRVGFTAVSEFKEMVKALHKAGIEVIIDVVYNHTGEGNEYGPTLSFRGLDNRVYYMLDHGRYYYNYSGCGNTLNCNHPVVKRLILDSLRYWVVDMHVDGFRFDLAAILGRDEKGDWMPNYSVLSEISRDPILSNTKVIAEGWDAVGLYTVGGFPPGWAEWNGKFRDNARSFIKGDPGMVSEIAKRISGSADLFEHRQGKPYHSINFITAHDGFTLRDLVSYNEKHNDRNGEGNMDGENQNMSWNGGVEGETDDPAISELRIRQMKNFFLMLMVSQGTPMLLAGDEIGFTKQGNNNTYCHDNELNWIDWGLKSRNKEIYEFCKFMIHFRKKHPALQREHFFTGLDLGGNELPDISWHGLRPGEPDWGYESREIAFMLDGAPHETGASQPDNDIYVAFNAHWEEQLFILPYPVRGKKWYVAADTSAHPGFYPHGKELPLDTNGIRLKPRSSVVLIDK, encoded by the coding sequence ATGTCAAAGATTTTTGAGATCGACGGGATGAAGACCGAATCCGGGAATCCCTATCTTTTCGGCGCTACGATTGTGGGGAACGGGTGCAACTTCGCCGTTTTTTCCCGTCACGCCTCATCGGTTACGCTTCTCCTGTTCAACAGTCACACCGCGCTCACCCCTACCCATGTTATCCCGTTCGACCCGCACCGCAACCGTACCGGCGACGTTTGGCATATCTTCGTGCATGACGTCGAGGACGGGCAGTACTACGGCTACATGGTCGACGGACCGTACAAGCCTCTCGAAGGGCAGCGTTTTAACGGTAATAAACTGCTGATCGACCCATACACCAAGGCGGTCGGGGGCGAGTATTACTGGAACGAGACCTCGGCATACGGTTATGCCCGCAATTCCAAGGACGGCGATCTGTCGTTCAGCGCGGAAAAAAATATCAATATCAAGGCTAAAAGTATGGTTCTGGACGAGTCCTCGTTCGACTGGGAGGACGACCGCCCGCTCCGCATACCGATGAACGATACGATTATCTACGAGGCGCATATCCGTTCGATGACGCGCCACGATTCCTCCGAGGTCAAACATCCCGGAACATACCTCGGGATTATCGATATGATACCCTATCTCAAGGATTTGGGCATCACCACGCTCGAGCTTCTGCCGGTTCAGCAGTTCAACGAAAAGGAGAATTTCCACACCGATCCCGTAACAGGCCAGCCGCTCGTGAATTACTGGGGATATTCCACACTCGCGTTCTTCGCGCCGTGCTCATGGTACGCGTCGGACAGGGTGGGTTTCACGGCCGTCAGCGAGTTCAAGGAGATGGTGAAGGCGCTCCACAAGGCGGGGATCGAGGTGATTATCGACGTAGTCTATAATCACACGGGCGAGGGTAACGAGTACGGGCCGACCCTCAGCTTCCGCGGGCTGGATAACAGGGTATATTATATGCTCGATCACGGGCGTTACTATTATAATTACTCGGGATGCGGCAACACGCTGAACTGCAACCACCCGGTGGTGAAACGGCTGATCCTCGATTCGCTGCGTTACTGGGTGGTGGATATGCATGTGGACGGATTCCGGTTCGACCTCGCGGCGATACTGGGGCGCGATGAAAAGGGCGACTGGATGCCGAACTATTCGGTGCTTTCCGAGATCAGCCGCGACCCCATCCTGTCGAACACGAAAGTGATCGCCGAGGGATGGGACGCAGTCGGACTGTACACTGTCGGCGGATTTCCTCCGGGGTGGGCCGAATGGAACGGGAAATTCCGCGATAACGCGCGATCGTTTATCAAGGGCGACCCAGGCATGGTCTCCGAGATAGCGAAACGGATATCCGGGAGCGCGGATTTGTTCGAGCACCGTCAGGGAAAGCCGTATCACAGCATCAACTTCATCACCGCGCACGACGGGTTTACGCTGAGGGACTTGGTCAGCTACAACGAGAAGCACAACGACCGGAACGGCGAAGGAAATATGGACGGGGAGAATCAGAATATGAGCTGGAACGGCGGGGTAGAGGGCGAGACGGACGACCCCGCGATTAGCGAACTCCGTATCCGGCAGATGAAGAATTTCTTCCTGATGCTGATGGTCAGTCAGGGAACCCCGATGCTGCTCGCGGGGGACGAGATCGGTTTCACCAAACAGGGGAACAATAACACTTATTGTCACGATAACGAATTGAACTGGATTGATTGGGGATTGAAGTCGCGGAATAAGGAAATCTACGAGTTCTGTAAGTTTATGATACATTTCAGGAAAAAGCACCCCGCGCTTCAGCGGGAGCATTTCTTTACAGGCCTCGACCTCGGGGGCAACGAACTCCCGGATATCAGCTGGCACGGTCTGCGCCCGGGCGAACCGGACTGGGGATACGAATCCCGCGAGATCGCGTTCATGCTCGACGGCGCGCCGCATGAGACCGGCGCGAGTCAGCCGGATAACGATATCTATGTCGCGTTCAACGCCCATTGGGAGGAACAGCTCTTTATCCTGCCCTATCCCGTCCGGGGGAAGAAGTGGTATGTCGCGGCGGATACGTCGGCGCACCCCGGATTTTACCCGCACGGTAAGGAACTCCCGCTCGACACCAACGGGATACGATTGAAGCCCCGAAGTTCGGTGGTTCTGATCGATAAGTAA
- the treS gene encoding maltose alpha-D-glucosyltransferase, producing the protein MLKDYWYKDAVFYELYIRGFQDSNGDGKGDIPGLTSRLEYLRELGVDCIWLLPMYPSPGRDDGYDIMDYKGINPEYGTMEEFKVFLVEAHMQGIRVIADLVLNHTSDRHPWFVEARKGPSSPYHDYYVWSDDPNKYSGASIIFINHETSNWAWCADCGSYYWHRFFSHQPDLNFDNPKVQEEMLDVIRFWLDMGLDGFRVDAVPYLFEREGTNCESLPETHAYLKRIRAMLDEKYPDAVMIAEANQWPEDLRQYFGDGDELHMAFNFPLMPRLFMAVKQEHHGPIVDIIKKTPILPENCQWATFLRNHDELTLLICTDEERDYMFNEYAKDPQMKLYTGIRRRLVPLLEKDYRKVELLNVLLFTLPGSPVIYYGDEIGMGDNIFLGDRNGVRTPMHWNDNRNAGFSSCNPSRLYAPVITDADYSYTSVNVQVEEMIPSSILNWMKKMIRVRRRYKSFPRGALRFIYPENKKVLVYVLEYDGERMLCVFNMAASSQPVRIDLRGFNGCGLTEVTGDTEFPRIGDSDYQVTLGPYGYYLFEIRR; encoded by the coding sequence ATATTGAAAGACTACTGGTACAAGGACGCGGTATTCTACGAACTCTATATCCGGGGATTCCAGGATTCGAACGGCGACGGAAAGGGAGATATTCCCGGGCTGACTTCCCGTCTCGAATATCTCCGCGAACTGGGGGTGGACTGCATCTGGCTACTCCCGATGTATCCATCGCCGGGGCGCGATGACGGTTATGATATTATGGATTATAAAGGTATCAATCCCGAGTACGGTACTATGGAGGAGTTCAAGGTATTCCTGGTTGAGGCGCATATGCAAGGGATTCGCGTGATCGCGGACTTGGTGCTGAACCATACCTCCGACCGTCACCCGTGGTTTGTCGAGGCGCGAAAGGGGCCTTCCTCGCCGTATCACGACTACTATGTCTGGTCGGACGATCCGAATAAATATTCCGGCGCGAGTATTATATTTATCAACCATGAAACATCGAACTGGGCGTGGTGCGCCGACTGCGGGAGTTATTACTGGCACCGTTTTTTCTCCCATCAACCCGACCTGAATTTCGATAACCCCAAGGTGCAGGAGGAGATGCTCGACGTCATCCGTTTTTGGCTCGATATGGGGCTGGACGGATTCCGGGTGGACGCTGTCCCGTACCTTTTCGAGCGCGAAGGGACGAACTGCGAGAGCCTTCCCGAAACGCATGCGTACCTGAAACGTATCCGCGCGATGCTGGACGAAAAATATCCCGATGCGGTAATGATCGCTGAGGCGAACCAGTGGCCGGAAGACCTCCGGCAATATTTCGGGGACGGCGACGAACTGCATATGGCGTTCAATTTCCCCCTGATGCCGCGGCTGTTTATGGCGGTCAAGCAGGAGCATCACGGCCCGATAGTGGATATCATCAAGAAAACCCCGATACTCCCGGAGAATTGCCAATGGGCGACATTCCTGCGGAACCACGACGAACTCACACTTTTGATATGTACCGACGAGGAACGCGACTATATGTTCAACGAGTACGCGAAAGACCCGCAGATGAAACTGTATACCGGCATCCGGCGGCGGCTGGTGCCGCTATTGGAGAAGGACTACCGAAAGGTGGAGCTCCTTAATGTTCTGCTGTTTACCCTGCCCGGATCGCCCGTGATTTACTACGGCGACGAGATCGGGATGGGGGATAATATCTTCCTGGGCGACCGTAACGGCGTCCGCACCCCGATGCATTGGAACGATAACCGTAACGCGGGGTTCTCCTCCTGTAACCCGTCGCGGCTGTACGCGCCTGTGATTACCGACGCGGATTACAGCTACACGAGCGTGAATGTGCAGGTGGAGGAAATGATACCCAGCTCCATACTGAACTGGATGAAAAAAATGATCCGCGTCCGCCGACGGTATAAATCGTTCCCGCGCGGGGCGCTTCGTTTTATCTATCCCGAGAATAAAAAAGTGCTGGTGTATGTGCTCGAGTATGACGGCGAACGGATGTTATGCGTCTTTAATATGGCGGCGAGTTCCCAGCCGGTACGAATCGACCTTCGGGGGTTTAACGGATGCGGGCTCACCGAGGTGACCGGAGATACGGAATTCCCGCGGATCGGGGATTCTGATTATCAGGTAACGTTAGGCCCATACGGGTATTACCTTTTCGAAATAAGGCGGTAA
- a CDS encoding bifunctional alpha,alpha-trehalose-phosphate synthase (UDP-forming)/trehalose-phosphatase: MKRIVMVSNRLPVKLSKTNNRININFSAGGLATGLSSFFESRPALWVGWSGINSERLTEHEKTDIMDKMSAKGMYPVHLSRREVEQYYYGFSNKTLWPLFHYFQLLAKYEGSYWNEYVNVNRKFADAVIAQIKPDDIVWIHDYQLLLLPAMIREKYPDIPIGFFLHIPFPVYDIFRLLPWRRELLDGMMGADLIGFHTYDYVSYFLDCLRNILGMEHNLGQVRMGNRAVKIDTFPMGIDYRKYRDSAGLPEVKKEAAKMRAEMKDKKILLSVDRLDYTKGIIQRIESFEYFLDKYPGYREKITLILVVSPSRDGIEDYISIKKVVEEKVGALNGKYGSIGWDPVKYFYRTMSFTEMMALYTVADIGLVTPLRDGMNLVAKEYIAVCEDGHGVLILSEFAGSAKELGEAIQVNPYNYEEVAEAIARALRMSHPEQEMYLQAMHQRLEAYNITQWAEDFLEKLLSIRAQNEFIIKTTLNEAELEDIALKFAASKNALILLDYDGTLVPFNNRPENASPDHALASILKSLASIPGTETVIISGRGRDSVGRWFDGIDINLMAEHGGWFYRKDEKEWRSTAHSSTEWKQEIRPVLERFVLRTPGTFIEEKDFSLVWHYRKTDPELGQIRATELKNSLISLTQNHKIGILEGNMVLEIKDVGISKGQGCRFWISRSKYDFILAAGDDVTDEDMFGVLDDDAITVKVGYDYSRAKYNVANYKDIRGILSRLIKAKKK; the protein is encoded by the coding sequence TTGAAACGAATAGTTATGGTATCGAATCGCCTGCCGGTTAAGCTCTCCAAGACGAATAACAGGATTAATATTAATTTCAGCGCGGGAGGTCTCGCGACAGGGCTTTCGTCATTCTTCGAGTCGCGTCCGGCGCTCTGGGTAGGGTGGAGCGGCATCAATTCGGAACGTCTCACCGAGCATGAGAAAACGGATATTATGGATAAAATGTCCGCGAAGGGCATGTATCCGGTGCATCTCTCACGCCGTGAGGTCGAGCAGTACTATTACGGATTTTCGAATAAGACGCTGTGGCCGCTGTTTCATTACTTCCAGCTCCTCGCGAAATACGAGGGTTCTTACTGGAACGAGTATGTCAATGTCAACAGGAAGTTCGCCGACGCGGTAATTGCGCAGATAAAGCCGGACGATATCGTATGGATACACGATTACCAGCTTCTCCTGCTTCCCGCGATGATACGCGAGAAATACCCGGATATCCCGATCGGTTTCTTCCTGCATATCCCGTTTCCCGTCTACGATATTTTCCGCCTGCTTCCATGGCGGCGGGAGCTCCTCGATGGAATGATGGGCGCCGATCTGATCGGATTCCACACCTACGACTATGTTTCCTACTTCCTCGATTGCCTTCGGAATATCCTCGGTATGGAGCATAACCTCGGGCAGGTACGGATGGGAAACCGCGCGGTGAAAATCGATACGTTCCCGATGGGTATCGACTACCGGAAATACCGCGATAGCGCCGGTCTGCCCGAAGTAAAAAAGGAAGCCGCTAAGATGCGCGCGGAGATGAAGGATAAAAAAATCCTGCTCTCCGTGGACAGGCTCGATTATACGAAGGGCATTATCCAGCGTATCGAATCGTTTGAGTACTTCCTCGATAAGTATCCCGGCTACCGTGAGAAAATCACCCTGATCCTCGTAGTGTCGCCCTCGCGCGACGGTATCGAGGACTATATATCGATCAAAAAGGTGGTCGAGGAGAAGGTCGGCGCGCTGAACGGGAAGTACGGCTCGATCGGGTGGGACCCGGTGAAGTATTTCTACCGGACGATGAGTTTCACCGAGATGATGGCGTTGTATACTGTGGCCGATATCGGGCTCGTGACTCCGTTACGCGACGGGATGAATCTGGTCGCGAAGGAATATATCGCCGTGTGCGAGGACGGCCACGGGGTATTGATTCTCAGCGAATTCGCGGGGTCGGCTAAAGAACTTGGCGAAGCCATTCAGGTAAACCCCTATAATTATGAGGAGGTCGCCGAGGCGATCGCGCGGGCGCTGCGGATGTCGCATCCCGAGCAGGAGATGTACCTTCAGGCGATGCATCAGCGTCTGGAGGCGTATAATATCACCCAATGGGCGGAGGATTTCCTCGAAAAACTGCTGAGTATTCGCGCGCAGAACGAATTTATTATAAAAACCACCCTAAATGAGGCGGAATTGGAAGATATAGCATTGAAATTTGCCGCGAGTAAAAACGCGCTGATACTGCTCGATTATGACGGTACGTTAGTCCCGTTTAATAACCGTCCTGAGAACGCGTCGCCCGATCACGCGCTCGCGTCTATCCTGAAGTCCCTCGCGTCTATCCCCGGCACGGAAACAGTGATTATCAGCGGGAGAGGGCGCGACAGCGTAGGACGCTGGTTCGATGGGATAGATATCAACCTGATGGCGGAGCACGGGGGGTGGTTCTACCGGAAGGATGAAAAGGAATGGCGGTCGACCGCGCACTCCTCTACCGAATGGAAGCAGGAGATTCGCCCCGTACTGGAACGTTTCGTACTGCGTACCCCCGGCACGTTTATCGAGGAGAAGGATTTTTCGCTGGTGTGGCATTACCGGAAGACCGACCCGGAATTAGGGCAGATTCGCGCTACCGAACTGAAAAATTCGCTGATCAGCCTGACCCAGAACCATAAGATCGGTATTCTCGAGGGGAATATGGTGCTGGAGATCAAGGACGTGGGGATATCGAAGGGGCAGGGATGCAGATTCTGGATATCGCGCAGTAAGTACGATTTTATCCTTGCGGCCGGGGATGATGTGACCGACGAGGATATGTTCGGCGTATTGGACGATGACGCGATTACGGTCAAGGTAGGCTACGACTACTCGCGCGCGAAGTATAATGTCGCGAATTACAAGGATATCCGGGGTATTCTCTCCCGTCTGATAAAAGCAAAAAAGAAATAA